AGGTTATGAGTCTTTCTTCCTCCAGGATGGCCCTTAACCATCAGTGGGCAAGTTATGGCAGATCCATAGGAACTACTTGGATCTACACCCATATCACATAGATGCAAAGAATGGTTTCTTCGACCACCACCAATATGAGCCATGCTAGACTCTAGGCCAACTTCCACAAGAGTTTGTTTCAGTTGATACTTCAAAGCAAAATTTGCACGTTCTGCATCAAACCACAAATTCTTATAGATAACGGCCTGTGGGTGCTCCTCCTCACATGAGAGCTCCTTTGAAAAATTGCTGAGTGCAGACTGCTAAATCATTAACAGTAGCTTGTCAGAAAGGGTAAGAAAAAGTAATACCATGTGAGTTCAGCAATCAGATCCTGCTGAATCTTAATACAATGGTACAAAAAAAATAGGAaacaaattataagatattttctGAGAAAATGCTAGCAGCAGATTGTTTTACATGCTTATTATAAAAGTTGCCAAACAGAAGACAAAATTCATCAAGATACTCTGCACGTTCAAAAGTAACAAAACTGTCTTACAATGTGTAGAAAAGGTTACCTGGTACCCTGTCACACTCTTTTTCCTTAAGTCACCAACCAAACGACTAgaatcaccaagattagagaTAATTATGCCTTTTCCATTATCAGCAGTGCAACTACCATTGTAGTCTCCTGTGACAGATTTTGAAACTGCATTCTGAGCATAGCAAGCCTTTAGTCCTCCTGACTTATCAGAAGCAACCATAACAGGAACCTAGTAAGAGCCAAAACAAGGTTTAGCAAAATTTCACAGAAGCAGAAAACATACAGCTCACCGATCTTACACAGATAGGGTTTAAGAAAGATTCACAGTTATTCCTTCTAAGAGAACATGGGATAAATAAAATTTAGCACCAGAGAGAAAAATGAAGTCCAAATTAAAGCAAAAGACAGAACAAACCAGAATAGTTAGATTAACTGTACCCTCTTATTTTAAATAAGGATCTgggtgctccctcctgaagcCATGGTTTGAGCAGCTCTCCAATCCTCAAACACGAGTTACTAGGTACATATTCCACGTTTCGTGCTCATCTTCCCCCCTGCTGCTATAGGTTCATCTCTCCCTCTCTGCTACTATAGGTTCGTCTCTATAAACTGCAGACCAATCTACGGTTCAGTGGGTTTTCTTTTGCTTCATGATGTCTTCACTATGGTCCTCACAGTTACTGTGCtaaccttttttctttttaggattgcTTCGACGAAGAAAAAACAGTTTGTTCTATTTAAATCACAAATGAAATTATTAATTACTTTTAGCCTTTGACATTTCCAGCTTTGTCTGTGTTTACTCAACCTTAGTTGTCCATCAAATCTCATTTACGTACCTGATTTAGAAGACGCAGAAAAAATAATCATATTTTGCACCCATTAGGTTCAGATACATCAGACCTCTTTCTCTTTCTGCATGTAGCCTTTGATTGTTGGTTCAGACAAGGCATAGGGGTGATGCATCAAAGTTCACATTATTTTTTTACCTATTTCTTTCTGCAGCTATTTTGCCACAAGGCATACTTAGTAAAGCACCATTGGCCTACGTGCTTCAACAACAATCAAATTGCGCAGCCTACTGCATTTTTAAGAAACAAAATCCAAGGCGCATCCATGACTCTTTGTCAGTGTAGTCTTGGTTAATTACAGGTACAATTTGTATTTTGAGTTTTTGTCATTTGTGCTTATTTATCTGACACCATGCTGCAGAGACTAAACCTGTACCTGCTGCACCTCAAGTTGCGGATCTTCTTGATGGTTTTTCCTCAAGTGCATCTCTCCCTGGTCAGCTCCCGATACTTGATTTTTCATCTAATCTCCAACCCCTTGAGTTTTGATATAATATTACTATATTAGTGTTTTAGGTATTATGAAATCAGCTTGAGGTGTGACATGGGTACTTCCAAAGAAGTTCCATGGTCTGTGTTCTGTCTTGGCACTGTCATTTCTATATAGGAATAAACAAATGTGTCCTGGCCTTGATCACTTTAGCCATTTGAATCTAAATAAAGTTTTTGTTCACAACCTTAGTGTGTTATACAACACCAACCTCAGTTTATTCAACACCAACTTCCTGGTTGAATATGCAACCTTTCAGTCCACTGACGATGTTGCTGCTCATATCTTGAAAGAATTAAGTGATCGGTCCATTGATATGCAACTTTCGGTTAACAATCTTGGTAATGCAATGATAAATATTACTATAACTAATAGGGTCAACTATGTAGAATATCCCACAGTCTAGATTTTTGTCTTGAACAAAATGCACTAATCAGGCATGCTAGAATTTTATCCTACAAAATACAGTATCCAGTTAGCATGTCATATAGCAGATATAGATTTTCCGAATGCTTAACTGCATACTGTCATTTCAGGTGGTGGTGCTCTAGCTTGTCTGAGAAACTaatgtgctcccacttctcaatTAATAGAGATGTTTACGTGCAGGGTAGCTGGACAACATTCGCAAACGGTGGCAATTTTTCATTAAAGTTGCTACACATATGTTGGCATAATCTATTTGCCTGTCTGtagtttctgcttgaggaaaatTTGACTATTTTTAGAACAAATAAAGGCTTATGTTTTTTGCTTTACCTGCTAGGGGAATTCCATAACACCAGATACAAAAAAGGGGGGGAAAAAGAAGCTAAAGGCCAAGAGGAATGCATCTGAGACTACAAATCAATGCGGGTGACCAAAATAAATTATAGCTATTATATTATTTTTCATTTAGCAATTTTTATACATTAGGTCATCAGAACCCATGAATATGTCATTTGGAAGGAATAAAAACTTGTATTGGTAGATAGTACAAAGGATACAAAGGATGCAACGAGTACAAATTTGGAAGCTACATTTCATTTTCATTCCATATGACATTACAAGTGATGGTGTTATTTTTAATGAATTTGTGACTAGGCCAATGGTGATATGAGTTTGAACCTGCTTCTATGCATTAGAAAAATCAGGCTTTATGGTTATGGTCTATGCATTtggaaaatgttttttttttgtatgagactacgaTTTTGTAATTGCAAAAATTAGAATTATAAATTTGATTATTCTTTTTTCATTATGAAAGATTTTTTATAGACTATGCATTTGGAAAGTAAATTTTTGGTGAGAGACTGCGAATTTGTAGTTATAATAATTGGACTTATAAATTTAATTACTTTTTATTATAAAAGATTTTTTATAGACACATGCGTGTCGCACGTGCATCTACACTAGTTTTAAATAAacaagctataaaaggaggccaGGAAAACTAAAAGATGCACATCGATTATATGCCATCAACACAATGTATTTCACATTGATGCAAATTGCAAAAATGgtgcaccttgcttgctttatGAAGACAACTCTGAAGATTCTCAATTACTGATTGGAGGAGGCAGTGGTCATGCTCCTCTAGCTCAATTTCACCAGAAAAATTATTGCATAGCACCTCGGATAAACTCTTGATCGCCTCCAGAATTCCTGATATGTTCGCTCCAGATGAAAAACAGGAACCTGTAGCTGGACCAAATACATGCATAAGCCAAAGAAGGAAAAAATTTAATGTGAGATAGGGTGCACCAGGTGAAATCATATAGAACATTTTGATTTGAGTTAAGAGTGTGAGACACACCATCGCCGGTATTTGATTTCCTAATAGATAATGGAACAAAATCAGGAGCTGCAGAGTTTAGGCCAGATCGCTTTATGCAATCATCTATCACTGCTAAACAGTGTTTGTCTGCATTGCAATTTGCTGCACCATGTTTCGCAAACTGCTCCTTTCCATGGGCATATTGTGTAatatttgtaccaatgtctCCAGGTTCTTTGGACAGACCCAATTCAACATGGGATTGGATACGGTTTTGCGTACTCTTGCTAGAGACCAAATTCTGAACTTTAGTTGGAGgctcacaatgattgcttgaGCTTTGTTCCTGCCCTGCATCAAAAGCCACTGGTTCTTGTTTCACTGATTGGCCAACCAATGTTGGAAGGCCATCAAATGGAGAGAGGCGAGAAGCTGTCCCTCGCCAGCAAGGTGAATCCACAGAACACTCCGATGGATCAGGATTCACATCATCAGCCATTGTAACACATGAGCTAGCGCATGCAGATGGGACAAGAGGCTTCACGCTAAATTCAGGATTTAGCTCTTTCGAGAGAACCATGGTGCCCTTTGAATTGCCATTTCCACGAACAGGATTACTGAGTTCTAAGTTCCCACCAAAGGAGACATGTTTTCCAGTCTCTTTGTTGGACTCATCATTTTGCCTTATAGCCAATTTGCTAACAGAACCGAAAACGGTACTGTTAGTTTCTGAAGTTTTATTTGGAGGGCTTCTGATCGTCACCCTTGGTTGTCTGCTTCCCTTACCTGAGGTCGATGGAACAAGGTGCTGCTTGAAATCAGAAGCTATGGTAACTGACGGCTCTGAAACTATCCCAATTGAGGACGCCGGAGATGGATAGACACCGACAGGAATTCCACATGCTGAGCTTGGCTGACCTTGGCGTGTTCCATGTGCGCAGCTTGAATAAACGGTGTCACTCTGCTTCATTCCAAATTGTGCTGCCAGTGGCACCGAACAAGAACTGTTGTCCTCTCCATTCAACACAAAGTTATTATCAATCAACCTCGAAGCATCACCTACACATCAGTAATAAATAGGAACACATGAGTCAAACTAGACTGTACTAAAGAACCAACAAAAATTGTCTACATTATTGTGATCGTGATTCAATTCAAGCCATGCAAGGATAAAACTAcagaacaaaagaaaaatggTAATGATAACGAATGCTGGGTGCCAATCCATGCGTCCAGCGAGCCTTCCTTGTTAAAGTACAAGAACCCCAGAAAAGGCCCAATCCTTCGCCAAGCCACCGCACCAAATCGACATGCCAACCATACAGCAAAGTAACCGGGAAGCGCGATGGGACGTGAGCTACAATCCTAGGAAAATAAACAAAAAGCCACCGTCCAGGGGGGCTGGGGGCATAAGCTCCATGGGCGCTCGCTACCAAGGAGTGGTTGGGGGACGGGAGAGGAGGAAAGTTATTACCATCGTGGAGGCGTCCGGGAGGGGCGCGGACCTGACGCGCGAGGAGGGTGTAGGGAGCTGCGTTCGGGGAGAGCGTGGACGGTGGGCCGGCGGGAATGGCGCCGGCGGAGGTGGAGGAGGGCATCGTCGGCGAGGCTGGTGTGGTGCGGCGGTGCGTCCGGCTGGTCTCAAGGTAGGAATGGGGACACGGGGGAGAGAGTGAGTGGTGTCTAGAAGGGCATAGTGGTAATTTCGAGAAAGTGAAGGGGCATCAGTGTTGGACTTCCGCCTCTCCGTCTCCGCCTTCCGAAGCCCGAAGCAAAGGCTTCCTCGAGAAGGAAGGCAATACAGTTGGGCGAGGGTCATTTAATCAAAAATGGAATAATGGATCAGAGCCGTTTGAAAcacattattttcataaaaatcatGCAGAATTTTACAAATATCGGAAAGTatgatttttataaaaaaatgtcTTACAGTATTTTACAAAATGTGTTtagtttcacaaaaaaaaaactataagaCTCGAGAGAAATTCCCACGTTACAAACTAGATCTTAAAGTTTATATAAATTTTGAATTGGTCCTTCGGCCAAATTAACAATCTTTCGGGTTGTATCAGTGGCATGCACCTCTTTTATACAATTCTACAATTTTCCTATTCTAGTGCAAAAAAAATAACATTTTAATTTTGTTCTGAATCAAATTATATTAAGTTTGATCAAGTTTATACAGAATAGGCCGCTTTTTTGCTTTCAGCTTCCAATCAACTTCATCGTTTTTTTCTTGATTTTAGCTTTTttataaactattttagcttatGCACGTTTGACTTCATAGATTCAACTTAGGTTCATCACCGTTTTCTTGAGtttattcaacttatgataaacttaggccttgtttagttcactccaaaaacaaaaaacttttcaagatttctcattacatcaaatcttggaacacatgtatgaagcattagatatagacgaaaataaaaactaatagtttgtctgtaaattacgagatcttttaagcctagttagaccatgattggataatatttgttaaataaaaacaaaaatgctacagtgccgaaatccgaaattttttcgaactaaacaaggccttaagcaaAAGGTTCGTAACTGTTCATCATCGTGTCGCTTCACCCATTTGCTTTTGGATCGCTTACTTTTGTCCCAAGTGCACAGTTATCATGTGAACGCTCACAATGCAGTTCACAGTacccaaaaataaaaaggttGCATCGTTTTACAAGTTCCGGATCATATGGAtatgtggccttgtttagttgaaaaaaaattacaaaatagacactgtagcattttgtttgtatttgataaatattgtccaattatgaaatatttgtctcataaattatagataaattatgcaattaattatttcttttatctatatttaatgctctatgcatgtgccgcaagattcaatgtaaaaagaaatctaaaaaaattcaaatttttttggaaactaaacaaggcccttgtttagtttgttgaaaagaaaaatttttggtgtcacatcagatattctttaaaaagaaaaattttTGGTGTCACATCAAATATAAAGGCATATATTTAAAGTATTAAACGTATATTaatcaaaaaataaattatatagctcGCCTGAAAActgcgagacaaatttattaagcctaatgaatccatcattagcacatgttggttttTGTAGCAATCatggctaatcatagactaattagatttaaaagattcatctcacgatttacaactaaattgtgtaattatttatttagtctatatttaatgctttatgtatatATCAAAAGATTTAATGAGATGAgcgaaaaaaatttacaaagaaactaaacaaggcctaagtggcaGCAGGCTTGATGGCAAGAAAGCAAAGCAGCCGCCCAGCACAAGTCCACACACACACCGGCATTAAAACGGATCCATTTTAAAGGAACCCTTTTGGGAGTGCTTGAGCAGCAAAGACTACAGACCGATTGTAAATGTGGACTCTTTGCCTAGTCTGTTTACTTGCTCACAATTTATATTAtttactgatttattataaaagaaaagtaTTGTTAAATGATTGATAAATTTGATTGATAAGCTTAAACGAACAAACTAAATTCgattgataaagctcaaacgaACAAGCTGACGACAGACCTTAACCCTCTCTCACCAAGTCACCAGAAACATCCTAGGAGCATTCCCATTCCGGGCATTGGTTTGCTTCGCATTTCTCACTTGATTTTTTTCACATTTAGCACAGCCCAAAATCAGAAATAACGCCGCTCAGAAATAAAGCGGCTTACAAGACATGACAGGAAGCTAACAACTGTATGAGGAagtgatttaggccttgtttagtttccaaaattttttggttcgaggcactgtaacactttcgtttgtttgtagcgaatattatccaattatagattaactaaactcaaaagatttatctcgcgatttacaaacaaactgtaattaatttatatttttaactatatttaactatatttaatgcttcatgcatatgccgcaaaatttagtataacagttgaaaagtttttggtttttggaaaaCTTCAGCCGCAACCTCGGCAGATCCTCACCGTGCACAAAGCAACAACATTTATTATAAAATGTATAAACCATCGCAATCACAAGTCTAGTACCCCATACACACATGCTGGCATGTTTCACAATGAATTCGAACTCGCCACAATGAATTCCAACTCGCCACAATAATCCCGTCAGATAGCAACACAGAAAACAGATAAACAAGCCACCAGTAACGGGGTTCAGGAACCGAAAATTCTGAAACAGCTATCTACAAGAAGAAACATCAGATATTACCGAGGTTCGGGGCACCCATCTAACAGTGTCTTGCTCTTGCTACATTACATCAGGAAATTAAAAAACCGGCCACCGAGGGCATGATTTACAACTACACAACAGCTATGACATTAGTAAGACATCTGCAGCAACAGCAAAAAAAGACTACGATGTACTAAAACCTACGAtaacctctctttttttttttctttttctcactTCTCACTTGCTACCTCTCTTTTTTGATTTTTCAGCTGCCTTGGCATTCTGGGATTTCTTACGGCTGTTGGACACATGCCGTAACCCAGGTTATGTACAAAAGACCACGCACCAGACTGATGATGCCACGAATCCATGCGCGCAAAATACCATGCCTTGCACCGCACCAGGATAGATTTTATACCCATCCATACGCCCCGAcacagaggagcagcagcagagcCACCAAAAGAACCAGCCAGATGATGTATGATTGGAATCCTCCCCTCTGCATTGGTGCTCTCACGTGTGGCTCAAGACAACCCTCCTGCTGCTTGACATCCTTGTTGCTTTCCTCAGAAGTCTTCCGCAGCCTCAGAACAGATTTGGCTTCTGGAACAGCCGTTTCAGCACCTGCAGTTCAACAAGATATTAAACTGGCTTGGCAAAAGCACAACTTATCACAAAGCTACACAATAAACAAGAGTTTCAAAGCTTTATTACCATGTTCAGAGATGTTCTTTTGCTCATCATCATAGCTATTGCCAggtagatcatcaacacttccagTGAGGTTTGTACTTGCATCCTCTTCAATCTGATAGAACATCGTAAAGAGAAGTCAGAAAATACGATCCAGGATCCTCGAAGATTTCAGAAGAAAACACTGCACAATAGTAGCCACACACTAACAAAACTAGTATCTATGGAATATCCTAGGTACCGATCATTACTGGCATAAAAACAATTGTAAATTTAGCTTCTGAGTAACAAAAAAGAACAATCACCTCTGCTTTCTCTGTTTTGTGCTGACTTTCTGATTCGTCTATGATGCAGCTTGATGAATCATCACTACTAGGACACGGGCCTTTGTTGAGGCCTGACTGTAGCCGCAGCCTTCGCATAGCAGTTCCCTGTTGAGTGAATGAACTCTCTAGGCTTGAACTTGGAGCAGGGTGACGGCTTCTAATAACAATCCCTGTTGACTCAGCCTCATCCCCATCAGAAACCACATCCTTCACTGCAGTGGACTCAACA
This window of the Sorghum bicolor cultivar BTx623 chromosome 7, Sorghum_bicolor_NCBIv3, whole genome shotgun sequence genome carries:
- the LOC8069624 gene encoding uncharacterized protein LOC8069624 isoform X1 translates to MPSSTSAGAIPAGPPSTLSPNAAPYTLLARQVRAPPGRLHDGDASRLIDNNFVLNGEDNSSCSVPLAAQFGMKQSDTVYSSCAHGTRQGQPSSACGIPVGVYPSPASSIGIVSEPSVTIASDFKQHLVPSTSGKGSRQPRVTIRSPPNKTSETNSTVFGSVSKLAIRQNDESNKETGKHVSFGGNLELSNPVRGNGNSKGTMVLSKELNPEFSVKPLVPSACASSCVTMADDVNPDPSECSVDSPCWRGTASRLSPFDGLPTLVGQSVKQEPVAFDAGQEQSSSNHCEPPTKVQNLVSSKSTQNRIQSHVELGLSKEPGDIGTNITQYAHGKEQFAKHGAANCNADKHCLAVIDDCIKRSGLNSAAPDFVPLSIRKSNTGDATGSCFSSGANISGILEAIKSLSEVLCNNFSGEIELEEHDHCLLQSVIENLQSCLHKASKVPVMVASDKSGGLKACYAQNAVSKSVTGDYNGSCTADNGKGIIISNLGDSSRLVGDLRKKSVTGYQQSALSNFSKELSCEEEHPQAVIYKNLWFDAERANFALKYQLKQTLVEVGLESSMAHIGGGRRNHSLHLCDMGVDPSSSYGSAITCPLMVKGHPGGRKTHNLLSAADHIQSGDSSVLSRSKGCIAVPENIKDEYFLSGSDETGVHRHAHPGLQVAPSRALRRLNTSTSDGMSSSSYITGRDDILRGSCEFGSSDWEHVLKEEIGST
- the LOC8069624 gene encoding uncharacterized protein LOC8069624 isoform X2; its protein translation is MPSSTSAGAIPAGPPSTLSPNAAPYTLLARQVRAPPGRLHDGDASRLIDNNFVLNGEDNSSCSVPLAAQFGMKQSDTVYSSCAHGTRQGQPSSACGIPVGVYPSPASSIGIVSEPSVTIASDFKQHLVPSTSGKGSRQPRVTIRSPPNKTSETNSTVFGSVSKLAIRQNDESNKETGKHVSFGGNLELSNPVRGNGNSKGTMVLSKELNPEFSVKPLVPSACASSCVTMADDVNPDPSECSVDSPCWRGTASRLSPFDGLPTLVGQSVKQEPVAFDAGQEQSSSNHCEPPTKVQNLVSSKSTQNRIQSHVELGLSKEPGDIGTNITQYAHGKEQFAKHGAANCNADKHCLAVIDDCIKRSGLNSAAPDFVPLSIRKSNTGDATGSCFSSGANISGILEAIKSLSEVLCNNFSGEIELEEHDHCLLQSVIENLQSCLHKASKVPVMVASDKSGGLKACYAQNAVSKSVTGDYNGSCTADNGKGIIISNLGDSSRLVGDLRKKSVTGYQSALSNFSKELSCEEEHPQAVIYKNLWFDAERANFALKYQLKQTLVEVGLESSMAHIGGGRRNHSLHLCDMGVDPSSSYGSAITCPLMVKGHPGGRKTHNLLSAADHIQSGDSSVLSRSKGCIAVPENIKDEYFLSGSDETGVHRHAHPGLQVAPSRALRRLNTSTSDGMSSSSYITGRDDILRGSCEFGSSDWEHVLKEEIGST
- the LOC8069624 gene encoding uncharacterized protein LOC8069624 isoform X3; its protein translation is MPSSTSAGAIPAGPPSTLSPNAAPYTLLARQVRAPPGRLHDGDASRLIDNNFVLNGEDNSSCSVPLAAQFGMKQSDTVYSSCAHGTRQGQPSSACGIPVGVYPSPASSIGIVSEPSVTIASDFKQHLVPSTSGKGSRQPRVTIRSPPNKTSETNSTVFGSVSKLAIRQNDESNKETGKHVSFGGNLELSNPVRGNGNSKGTMVLSKELNPEFSVKPLVPSACASSCVTMADDVNPDPSECSVDSPCWRGTASRLSPFDGLPTLVGQSVKQEPVAFDAGQEQSSSNHCEPPTKVQNLVSSKSTQNRIQSHVELGLSKEPGDIGTNITQYAHGKEQFAKHGAANCNADKHCLAVIDDCIKRSGLNSAAPDFVPLSIRKSNTGDGSCFSSGANISGILEAIKSLSEVLCNNFSGEIELEEHDHCLLQSVIENLQSCLHKASKVPVMVASDKSGGLKACYAQNAVSKSVTGDYNGSCTADNGKGIIISNLGDSSRLVGDLRKKSVTGYQQSALSNFSKELSCEEEHPQAVIYKNLWFDAERANFALKYQLKQTLVEVGLESSMAHIGGGRRNHSLHLCDMGVDPSSSYGSAITCPLMVKGHPGGRKTHNLLSAADHIQSGDSSVLSRSKGCIAVPENIKDEYFLSGSDETGVHRHAHPGLQVAPSRALRRLNTSTSDGMSSSSYITGRDDILRGSCEFGSSDWEHVLKEEIGST